TAATAGAATCTTATCCCGACTCTGAAGCCAGTGAACTGAAACAGTTGCTGGCTCGAAAGCTAGACACATCTGCGGACAATCTCATAATAGGCAGCGGCTCAACTGAGCTAATCAGGCTTATAGCTACTGCCTACTTTGAACCTAATGATTTGGTTATTGTCCCACAGCCTACCTATGGTGAATATGAAACAGCATGCCACCTCGCCAACGCTCAAATACTGAAACAGCCAGTGCTAAAAGCGCCAAACTTCCAGCTAGATATGGCTGAAATGACAAATTTGCTCCAAAAGCACCGACCTAAAGCCATTTTCCTGTGTAATCCCAACAACCCTACCGGACAATATATGTCCAAGGAGAAATTGCTACGGATTATGTCAAGTGCTCAGAACAGCCTGTTTATCCTTGATGAAGCCTACATCGCCTTCACCGAAAACGCCTGGACATCTTTGGATTTAATAAACAATAGTAATTTAGTTATCCTTCGGTCAATGACCAAGGACTATGCCCTAGCCGGACTACGCCTCGGCTACGCCATAGCTGCTGAGTCAATTATTTCCGCCCTGAAATGTGTTCGCCCCCCTTGGAATGTCAATGTCATAGCCCAAAAAGCTGGCATACTTGCTCTAAACGCCGACAGCTATATTCAGGAATGCGGAGACAAAATCCGAGAAGCCAAAGATTTTCTGATAGAAGAGCTTGAACGCCTGGGGCTATCGCCACTACCCTCACAAACCAATTTCTTCCTGGTCAAGGTCGGCAACGCCACGGCTTTTAGACAAGCCCTATTAAGGAAAAGTATATTAGTCCGTGATTGTACATCCTTCGGCTTATCTGAATACATACGCCTGGCACCACGCATCTTGCCGGAATGCCAGAAGCTAATCGAGTCTATAAAAGAAATTGGAGTACTGAGCCATGCCAGCTAAAACCCTGATGATACAGGGCACAGCCTCCTCGGTAGGCAAGAGCATCATTGTAGCTGGTTTATGCCGTATTTTCCGGCAAGACGGCTTCAAAGTTGCCCCTTTCAAAGCTCAGAATATGGCCTTAAATTCCTTCGCCACCAAAGAAGGCGGTGAGATCGGACGAGCCCAAGCAGTACAGGCCGAAGCAGCCGGCGTCGAGCCTTCAGTCCACATGAACCCTGTCTTGCTTAAGCCCGAGGCTGATGCCAGTTCACAGGTAATCGTCCTTGGCAAGGTGGCCAAAAGCTTGAAGGCTAGCCAATACTACAGCCACACACCCAACCTGCTGAAGATAATCGAAAGCTCCTTGAACCGACTACTCTCTGCCTATGACATCGTGGTCATCGAAGGAGCTGGCAGCCCGGCAGAAATAAATCTTAAAGAGAGGGAAATAGTCAATATGCGAGTGGCCAAAATGGCTAATGCTCCTGTCCTCCTAACAGGAGATGTCGACCGCGGCGGTGTCTTCGCCTCTCTAGTCGGCACCCTGGAG
This sequence is a window from Chloroflexota bacterium. Protein-coding genes within it:
- a CDS encoding histidinol-phosphate aminotransferase family protein; the protein is MLLRPRPVIDKLTPCAHGGIDHAELRNLGISPEAVLDFSVSCNPFGAPPGIREALADTLIESYPDSEASELKQLLARKLDTSADNLIIGSGSTELIRLIATAYFEPNDLVIVPQPTYGEYETACHLANAQILKQPVLKAPNFQLDMAEMTNLLQKHRPKAIFLCNPNNPTGQYMSKEKLLRIMSSAQNSLFILDEAYIAFTENAWTSLDLINNSNLVILRSMTKDYALAGLRLGYAIAAESIISALKCVRPPWNVNVIAQKAGILALNADSYIQECGDKIREAKDFLIEELERLGLSPLPSQTNFFLVKVGNATAFRQALLRKSILVRDCTSFGLSEYIRLAPRILPECQKLIESIKEIGVLSHAS